The DNA window GCGGCGCAGCGAGGGAGGGGCTGGCTTCCTGGGCGTCGGGAGAGGTCTCCGTGGGCTCGGGCGGGAGCGGGAGGGCGGCGGCCTCGGTGGTCTCGGGCAGGGGCAAGATGATGGGGGGAAGGACTTCACGGGTCGTGGTGGGGGCGGCCGTGCGCTGGGGCGGGGCGGCGCTTCGGGAGGTCGACCAGAGGCGCAGTCCAGCAGCCAGGACGAGGACGACGGCGCACGAGGCGAAGGCCCAGCGCAGGCTGACCCAGAGGGGGCTGCGCGGCGCGGTGGTGGGGGGGGCGACGCGCACGGAGCCGGCGTGAGCTTGCGGGGTGTCGGTCGACGATGCGCCGTGGGCGTCGGCCGAGGAGGTGCGTCGGGGGCTCGCCGAGGGGGCAGTCGATGGGGGGCTCGGGCCGCCTGGTGACGGGCTGTGGCTGACCTCCGGGATGCCGGTCGAGGGGGCGCGTGGGATGCTGGTGGAGGGGGCACGGAGGGCGCCAGGGGAAGGGGCGTGGCTGGCTTGCGGGGTGTCGGCGACGGGGCGCCAGGTGGTGGGGAGCGCAGCGTCGAGGCTGGCGCGGAGGTGCTCCTCGGGGCGCATGCGCGCGGTCTCCTGGAGGAGCGCGAGCGGGATGCCGCGGCGGGGGGTGGGCGCTTCGTCCGGTCGGTCCGGCCTGGGAGAGGGCGGGGCGGCGGGGGACGTGGGAGGGTGCAGGGGGAGGGTGCGGTCGCCGAGGGGGGCGCCGCCTTTGCCGGAGTCGAGGGGGTCGGTCATGGGCTGCGGGGGCTTCTCGGGCGAGGGCGTCTCGGTGGGAGCGTGGCGCGGGCTCGAAGGGCGACGGTCGGCCATGACCGGCGTGGCGCGGTCGAACTCGCCTTCGGCGTGGGGGTGTGCGGCGGCGTAGCGCGTGTACTCGTCGGTGAGGGCGGCGTGGGCGGTCTCGGCGTCGGGGCGATGCGCGGGGTCCTTGGCGAGCATGCGGTCGACGAGGGCGCTGAGGCGCTCGGGGACCTGGTCGAGCACGGAGCTGGACAGGGAGCGCGGGGTGGCGTGGAGGTGGTTCTGCTGGACGACGCGGCCGCTGGGGAGTTCGCCGGTGGTGGTGCCGAAGGCGTGGCGGCCGGTGATGAGTTCGTAGAGGATCAGGCCGGCGGCGTAGACGTCGGAGGCGCGGGTGGCGCCATGGGCGAGGATCTGCTCTGGCGCCATGTACTGGACGGTGCCGATGTCGGAAAACAGGTCGCTGGAGGCGTTGCCGTCGACGCGCCGGGCGACGCCGAAGTCGACGACTTTGACGAGCCCGTCGCGCAGGAGCATGACGTTCTCGGGCTTGAGGTCGCGGTGGATGATGCCGCCGCCGTGGGCGACGCGGAGGGCGTCGACGATCTGGATGGCGATGGAGAGGGCGCTCTTGAGGTCGATGCGGCCAGCGTGCTGGAGCAAGCGGCGCAAGGAGATGCCGTCGATGCGCTCCATGACGAGGTAGACGAGGCCGCCGTCGGCCATGCCGGCGTCGTAGAGGCGGACGATGTTGGGGTGGTCGAGGTCGGCGAGGATGCGCGCTTCCTTGCGCTGGCCGATGACGAAGGTGGCGTTGCGGTCGCGGCCCTGGCCGAGGATCTTCAGGGCGACGGGGCGGTCGAGGTACTCGTCGACGGCGTCGTAGACCTGGCCCATGCCGCCCTCGGCGATGAGGCCGGTGATGCGGTATTTGTGCAAGCGGTCGCCGGTCGTGAGCGGGAGGTCGGCGTGGGCGCCGCTGCTCGTCCCCGTGCGGAGGATGCGCGCCGTGCTGGAGGCGCGCGCGTCGGCGAGGCCCAGGAGCCGGCGCCAGTTCATCCGCAAGCCTCCTGCGGGCGCGAGGGGGCGGTGCTCGGGGGAGCGGGGGTCCACGGGGGGGGCTGGAGAGGGCGGCTCACGGGGCGCTGGTTCGTCGGGTGGTGGAGGGGGGAATGGGTGAAGCGGTCCTCACAGGGTGGCTCGTTCACACCGGACCCCAAATGAAGAAATCGGGAAGGAGCCCGCGTGGGCTCACAACAAGGACAGGCCCCCCGGCGTTGACGCGATGCTAAGCGGTTATCGCGCTGCGTTAAAGGTCCGTGGTAGGGACCAGCGGACGGGCCGTTTTCGGTCCGCATGGTAGGGTCGTGGGTTGCGCGGCCGTCGTGCATCGGGGGGTGTCAGGTCTTTCTCATGAGTGATCCTCGTACGCAGGCGCTGGAAGAAGAGGTCGAGCGGCTCCGCGCGCAGGTGGCCGCGCTGGAGTCGGAGGCCTCAGGGCTGCGAGAGGAGCGGGATCGGTTCCGCCGTCTCTGCGATCTCTCGCCGAACGTCATCTACCTCTACGACTTGGACGAGAGCCGGAACCTGTACGCGAACCGACAGCTCGCCGAGCTGCTGGGGTACGGGACCGAGGACATGCTCCGGATGGGGGGGACCTTGATGGCGACGATCGGTCATCCGGACGACATGGCGGTGATGCCAGAGCACATCGGGCGGCTGCGGCAGGCACGCGATGGGGATGTGCTGGAGGTGGCGTACCGCTGTCAGAGGCCGGATGGGAGCTGGCGGTGGCTGCTCAGCAAGGACATCGTGTTCGGCCGCGACGAGGCAGGAAGGCCGCGGTGGATCCTGGGCGTTGTGGAAGACGTG is part of the Chondromyces crocatus genome and encodes:
- a CDS encoding serine/threonine-protein kinase — protein: MNWRRLLGLADARASSTARILRTGTSSGAHADLPLTTGDRLHKYRITGLIAEGGMGQVYDAVDEYLDRPVALKILGQGRDRNATFVIGQRKEARILADLDHPNIVRLYDAGMADGGLVYLVMERIDGISLRRLLQHAGRIDLKSALSIAIQIVDALRVAHGGGIIHRDLKPENVMLLRDGLVKVVDFGVARRVDGNASSDLFSDIGTVQYMAPEQILAHGATRASDVYAAGLILYELITGRHAFGTTTGELPSGRVVQQNHLHATPRSLSSSVLDQVPERLSALVDRMLAKDPAHRPDAETAHAALTDEYTRYAAAHPHAEGEFDRATPVMADRRPSSPRHAPTETPSPEKPPQPMTDPLDSGKGGAPLGDRTLPLHPPTSPAAPPSPRPDRPDEAPTPRRGIPLALLQETARMRPEEHLRASLDAALPTTWRPVADTPQASHAPSPGALRAPSTSIPRAPSTGIPEVSHSPSPGGPSPPSTAPSASPRRTSSADAHGASSTDTPQAHAGSVRVAPPTTAPRSPLWVSLRWAFASCAVVLVLAAGLRLWSTSRSAAPPQRTAAPTTTREVLPPIILPLPETTEAAALPLPPEPTETSPDAQEASPSLAAPLVTPPVTPPVDPTRNAVSAEPSPAATTRSATTARPATTTTPPAATTTHDTPRPAQTPAATATTATTSRPATTASPRAPSPPATPPTTPPTTPPTTPPPTTTAPTPPTSPPRPPPRPF